Proteins from a single region of Blastopirellula marina:
- a CDS encoding DUF1559 domain-containing protein has translation MRGKKAFTLVELLVVIAIIGILIALLLPAVQQAREAARRMSCSNNLKQMGLAMHNYASTFSEQLPGCGAGDSDFSPLARMLPYCEQTNVSNLIDFKIPVRNEFGPELWEAAGTPISMYLCPSDPEPVMGTREATGYESEATDQFGSENVPVAGANYFMNKGSGVGGKSETHLSSGPSNGMASFGDEFRLRDVTDGLSNTIVFSESRRRSNHGVVPSTPTAQDNIARASGNSPSAWAEAFENGTSSIDDPAFLSSVSDWSYGRMVSWMRARDVSGVVFPPRFTPNFKAGPDLYVRSGIAYGARSYHTGGVNAGLCDGSVRFVSDSIDREVWWALLTRNGGEVIGEY, from the coding sequence ATGCGCGGGAAAAAGGCTTTTACCCTCGTCGAGTTACTAGTTGTTATTGCAATTATTGGAATTCTCATTGCCTTGTTATTGCCAGCCGTACAGCAGGCACGCGAGGCAGCGCGGCGAATGAGCTGTTCCAACAATCTCAAACAGATGGGGCTGGCGATGCACAACTATGCCAGCACATTCAGCGAACAATTGCCCGGTTGCGGTGCGGGCGACAGCGACTTCTCTCCCTTGGCCAGGATGTTGCCGTATTGCGAACAGACAAACGTGTCTAACCTGATTGACTTCAAAATCCCGGTGCGCAATGAATTTGGCCCAGAGCTATGGGAAGCGGCCGGAACTCCAATTTCGATGTATCTTTGCCCGAGTGATCCGGAACCTGTCATGGGGACGCGGGAGGCGACCGGCTACGAAAGTGAAGCCACAGACCAGTTCGGTTCGGAAAATGTACCTGTCGCTGGCGCAAACTACTTCATGAATAAAGGGAGCGGGGTTGGGGGCAAGTCTGAAACCCACCTAAGTAGCGGCCCATCGAATGGAATGGCTTCGTTTGGCGACGAGTTTCGTCTTCGGGATGTTACCGATGGCCTCAGCAATACCATTGTGTTTTCGGAGTCACGTCGACGCTCGAATCATGGCGTCGTCCCCAGCACGCCCACCGCTCAAGACAATATTGCACGCGCTAGTGGAAACAGTCCAAGTGCATGGGCGGAGGCATTTGAGAATGGAACATCAAGTATTGACGATCCTGCCTTTCTCTCCTCTGTCTCCGATTGGTCCTACGGCCGAATGGTCAGTTGGATGCGAGCGAGAGATGTTAGTGGGGTTGTATTCCCACCTCGTTTTACACCCAACTTCAAAGCAGGCCCCGATTTGTATGTGCGAAGTGGAATTGCTTATGGGGCGCGGAGTTATCACACAGGCGGAGTCAATGCCGGTTTGTGTGACGGTTCCGTCCGTTTCGTCAGCGATAGCATCGACAGAGAAGTTTGGTGGGCACTGCTCACTCGAAATGGTGGTGAGGTAATCGGCGAATACTAA
- a CDS encoding PepSY domain-containing protein: MSTTELPSEAKQEGQDTASILAAARAKSGTKSKQTPKPKKFADKAWNSSMKFIRRVHLYSGIFMLPWVLLYGFTGWFFNHPGYFRGDQVTSFSASDVADGQLASLPKPDTMAASIVDELNIESFMVDGPEIKLTNIRPAEFTGFLTYSVRAEDAEHSIEIDPVSGNGEIRTTFQSQEEEHEEVAPPSNPLENFRPVEITENAMAMGQAAAPRVLSDLGLSSGEARTGRRSANLKFSAEVDGTPCIVTYNLSNGSVTALREDSKPTTDTKRFLERLHLARQYSPHWNVQWFWALTVDLMFVSMVFWGLSGILMWWQIKRTRLLGGGFFVASVICAVLLMVGMYDNMATSGRGRGGGGGGGGGGRPAPAPVETQANVPKIAVAD; this comes from the coding sequence ATGTCCACCACGGAACTACCTTCTGAGGCCAAGCAAGAAGGCCAAGACACGGCGTCAATTTTAGCCGCGGCCCGTGCAAAGTCGGGTACCAAAAGCAAGCAGACACCGAAGCCGAAGAAATTCGCCGACAAGGCCTGGAACAGCAGTATGAAGTTTATTCGCCGAGTGCATTTGTACTCCGGGATTTTCATGCTGCCATGGGTTTTGCTGTATGGATTTACCGGTTGGTTCTTTAACCATCCAGGCTACTTTCGAGGCGATCAGGTTACGTCATTCAGCGCCAGCGATGTTGCTGATGGGCAACTTGCTTCACTGCCGAAACCAGATACCATGGCGGCGTCGATTGTCGACGAATTGAATATCGAGTCGTTCATGGTGGACGGCCCGGAAATCAAGCTCACCAATATTCGTCCCGCTGAATTTACTGGGTTCCTGACGTACTCCGTACGTGCCGAAGATGCGGAACACAGTATTGAAATCGATCCAGTCTCCGGCAATGGGGAAATTCGCACGACCTTCCAATCGCAGGAAGAGGAGCACGAAGAAGTTGCCCCTCCTTCCAATCCTCTAGAGAACTTTCGTCCCGTGGAAATCACCGAGAATGCCATGGCGATGGGACAAGCAGCCGCCCCGCGCGTGCTGAGCGATTTGGGTCTATCTTCAGGCGAGGCGAGAACTGGCCGGCGCTCGGCTAATCTGAAGTTCTCGGCCGAAGTAGATGGTACGCCTTGTATCGTGACATACAACCTGAGCAATGGCAGCGTAACCGCGCTCCGGGAAGACTCCAAACCGACAACCGACACCAAACGCTTTCTTGAACGGCTTCACTTAGCCCGTCAGTATTCGCCCCACTGGAATGTGCAGTGGTTTTGGGCTCTGACAGTTGACTTAATGTTCGTCTCGATGGTGTTCTGGGGGCTTTCTGGCATCTTGATGTGGTGGCAAATCAAACGAACCCGACTACTCGGTGGTGGCTTCTTCGTCGCCAGCGTGATCTGCGCCGTTCTGCTAATGGTTGGCATGTATGACAATATGGCAACTTCAGGACGTGGTCGTGGTGGCGGCGGAGGAGGTGGAGGTGGCGGCCGCCCTGCTCCTGCTCCTGTCGAGACGCAGGCCAATGTTCCCAAAATCGCGGTAGCCGACTAG